One genomic window of Cellulophaga sp. Hel_I_12 includes the following:
- a CDS encoding BatA domain-containing protein codes for MSFLNPTYLWALLGILIPIAIHLWNRKKIVTIKVGSIAMLTASEPKRTSSIIPNEWWLLLLRILMIALVAFILAGPNFKRTKYKESLTYVIDPELLHVKGMEPLLDSLPSQALRIMVNGFPLLEDYDFETTKSYAPKYWQMAQEMEHLETDSIIVLTKGLVTGIRGMRPTSSKGINWLVVDTDEKTTALIEATVLKDSIALLSITSDLKSLAYTKSNIAKNSEDIKFNTPKDSIQIHGDWVEVKPAQPLKVLIVAEDSLSHDLNYIKAAYRAVEKYLNRPIALTRVPKIDTLALEAYATLIWLSKNKFENYPVPTLVYRPDSLANQLIVNGNTKKTFFLTHRLNSENILTEHLPEKLLELLSLHEGVPEKASTYDQRTIDAKELQSIKVNQKSDRKYAAMYDLSLWVWLVLGILMGLERIVSKYRRQ; via the coding sequence ATGAGTTTTCTTAATCCTACATATTTATGGGCCTTATTGGGAATTCTTATTCCTATAGCCATTCATTTGTGGAATAGAAAAAAAATAGTGACCATTAAAGTTGGAAGCATAGCCATGCTTACCGCATCAGAGCCTAAGCGCACAAGCAGCATTATACCCAATGAGTGGTGGTTACTTTTGTTAAGAATCTTGATGATTGCCTTAGTCGCTTTTATTCTTGCAGGGCCTAATTTTAAACGTACAAAATATAAAGAATCACTTACCTATGTTATAGATCCTGAATTACTCCATGTAAAGGGGATGGAGCCACTTTTGGATAGCCTTCCTTCACAGGCGCTACGTATCATGGTAAACGGTTTTCCTTTGCTTGAAGACTACGATTTTGAAACAACCAAGTCGTATGCGCCTAAGTATTGGCAAATGGCACAAGAGATGGAACATCTGGAAACCGATAGTATCATTGTGCTTACAAAAGGCCTTGTTACTGGTATCCGCGGCATGAGACCTACAAGCTCTAAAGGCATCAACTGGCTTGTAGTGGATACGGATGAAAAAACAACAGCGCTAATAGAAGCAACCGTACTTAAAGATAGTATTGCATTACTATCTATAACCAGTGATCTTAAAAGTTTGGCCTATACCAAATCGAACATAGCAAAAAATAGTGAGGATATTAAATTTAATACCCCCAAAGATAGTATTCAAATACATGGCGATTGGGTTGAAGTAAAGCCCGCCCAACCATTAAAGGTACTTATTGTGGCAGAGGATAGTCTTTCTCATGACTTGAACTATATAAAGGCTGCCTATCGGGCAGTAGAAAAATACCTAAATAGACCTATAGCACTAACAAGAGTACCAAAAATTGACACTTTAGCTTTGGAAGCCTATGCCACATTGATTTGGCTCAGTAAAAATAAGTTTGAAAATTACCCTGTACCTACCTTGGTATATCGTCCAGATTCTTTGGCCAACCAATTAATTGTTAACGGGAATACCAAAAAGACATTCTTCTTGACACATCGGCTAAATAGCGAGAATATCCTTACCGAGCATCTCCCTGAAAAATTGCTGGAATTACTTTCTTTACATGAAGGGGTGCCAGAAAAGGCAAGTACCTATGATCAAAGAACTATAGATGCAAAGGAATTGCAAAGCATAAAAGTAAATCAGAAGAGTGATCGTAAATATGCTGCTATGTATGATCTTTCTTTATGGGTATGGCTCGTATTGGGAATTCTTATGGGCCTTGAACGAATTGTATCGAAATACAGAAGACAATGA